The Oncorhynchus masou masou isolate Uvic2021 chromosome 8, UVic_Omas_1.1, whole genome shotgun sequence genome has a window encoding:
- the si:dkeyp-50d11.2 gene encoding calpain-1 catalytic subunit, translated as MEQVMEQVIERVFASGVAARLRSQWDRNEGIGQNDKALKFLGQDFEYLRSHSLQSRRLFEDDAFPAQISSLGFKELGSHSIKTQGVRWMRPTEFCSDPHFIVDGATRTDVCQGALGDCWLLAAIASLTLNETLLHRVVPHGQSFHQQYAGIFHFQFWQFGEWVDVVIDDRLPVKDGKLLFLHSAEGAEFWSALLEKAYAKLNGCYEALSGGSTSEGFEDFTGGVTEMFELKKAHPDLFSIISRAVERGSLLGCSIDISGVFEMEAMTFKKLVKGHAYSVTGVEEVEFKGSPAKLLRIRNPWGEVEWTGAWSDNSREWAGVDPSVRARLYNRSEDGEFWMSFRDFLREFSRLEICNLTADALQASQVKKWSSTLYPGEWRRGSTAGGCRNYPATFWLNPQFKVALQHPDTDGQSGCSFLVALMQKDRRRQRREGKDMETIGFTIYEVPEEFTGRAGVHLKRDFFLTHGSSARSELFINLREVSTRFCLPQGEYIVIPSTFEPQKDGDFVLRVFSEKPADSQELDDDITADLPEEVELDESQIDAGFKGLFRQLAGAEMEISASKLQTILNRIISKHKDLKTDGFGKEACRCMISLMDTTGTGKLGLTEFHVLWEKIKRYLTVFRKFDLDKSGTMSSYEMRMALESAGFKLTNHLFQLIILRYAKEDLNVDFDNFVNCLIRLETMFKTFKEMDTDVDGVVSFSFFQWISLTMFA; from the exons ATGGAGCAGGTGATGGAGCAGGTTATTGAACGTGTGTTTGCCTCTGGAGTGGCTGCTCGTTTGAGGAGCCAGTGGGACCGCAATGAGGGCATCGGTCAGAATGACAAGGCCTTGAAGTTCTTAGGCCAAGACTTTGAATATCTCCGGTCCCACAGTCTGCAGAGCAGACGGCTGTTTGAGGATGATGCATTCCCTGCTCAGATCTCGTCGCTGGGCTTCAAGGAGCTGGGGTCACACTCTATAAAGACACAGGGGGTCCGATGGATGCGCCCCACG GAGTTCTGCTCTGACCCTCACTTCATCGTAGACGGAGCCACTCGCACAGACGTCTGCcagggagctctgg GTGACTGTTGGCTGCTGGCAGCAATTGCTTCACTTACACTGAATGAGACTCTACTACATCGGGTGGTGCCCCATGGGCAGAGCTTCCACCAACAGTATGCTGGGATCTTTCACTTCCAG TTCTGGCAGTTTGGGGAGTGGGTGGATGTGGTGATTGATGACAGGCTGCCAGTGAAGGATGGGAAGCTGCTGTTTCTCCACTCAGCAGAGGGGGCTGAGTTCTGGAGCGCCCTGCTGGAGAAGGCCTATGCAAA GCTCAATGGCTGTTACGAGGCCCTCTCAGGGGGCAGTACATCGGAGGGGTTTGAGGACTTCACAGGGGGCGTGACAGAGATGTTTGAGCTGAAGAAGGCCCATCCAGACCTGTTCAGCATAATCAGTAGAGCAGTGGAGCGAGGTTCCCTGCTGGGATGCTCCATAGAT ATCTCTGGTGTTTTCGAGATGGAGGCGATGACATTCAAGAAGCTGGTGAAAGGCCATGCCTACTCTGTGacaggtgtggaggag GTGGAGTTTAAAGGAAGTCCCGCCAAGCTCCTGCGGATCAGGAACCCctggggagaggtggagtggacCGGAGCCTGGAGTGACAa TTCAAGAGAGTGGGCTGGAGTTGACCCATCGGTCAGAGCTAGATTGTACAACCGTAGCGAAGATGGCGAGTTCTG GATGTCATTCCGTGACTTTCTGCGTGAGTTCAGCCGTTTGGAAATCTGTAATCTGACAGCAGACGCCCTGCAGGCCAGCCAAGTGAAGAAGTGGAGCTCAACGCTCTACcctggagagtggaggagaggcagCACTGCAGGGGGCTGCAGGAACTACCCAG CAACGTTCTGGCTCAACCCTCAATTCAAAGTGGCCCTTCAGCACCCAGACACAGATGGCCAATCAGGTTGCAGCTTCCTGGTGGCGCTGATGCAGAAGGATCGTCGTCGGCAACGGCGTGAGGGGAAAGACATGGAGACCATTGGATTCACCATCTATGAG GTTCCAGAAGAG tttACGGGTCGGGCTGGGGTGCATCTAAAGAGGGACTTTTTCCTGACCCACGGCTCCAGTGCCCGGTCAGAGCTCTTCATCAACCTGAGAGAGGTCAGCACCCGCTTCTGCCTGCCCCAGGGAGAGTATATTGTCATCCCCTCCACCTTCGAGCCCCAGAAGGACGGAGACTTTGTGCTCAGGGTGTTCTCTGAGAAGCCAGCTGACTCCCA GGAATTGGATGATGACATCACAGCTGATCTGCCTGAGGAG GTAGAGCTGGATGAGAGCCAGATTGATGCAGGCTTCAAGGGTCTCTTTAGACAGCTCGCTGGAGCG GAAATGGAAATCAGTGCATCCAAGCTTCAGACCATCCTAAACAGAATCATCAGCAAGC ATAAGGACCTGAAGACAGACGGCTTTGGCAAGGAGGCGTGTCGTTGCATGATAAGTCTCATGGAT ACCACCGGCACTGGGAAGCTGGGCTTGACAGAGTTCCATGTGCTGTGGGAGAAGATCAAACGGTACCTG ACTGTGTTTAGGAAGTTTGACCTGGATAAATCTGGCACCATGAGCTCCTATGAAATGCGGATGGCACTGGAATCAGCTG GCTTCAAGTTGACCAACCACTTGTTCCAACTCATCATCCTACGCTACGCAAAGGAAGACCTGAATGTGGACTTTGATAACTTTGTCAACTGTCTCATCCGTCTGGAGACCATGTTCA AGACCTTTAAAGAAATGGACACTGATGTAGATGGGGTGGTTTCCTTCAGCTTCTTCCAG TGGATCTCCCTCACCATGTTTGCCTAG